The DNA sequence TTGTCCGGGTACCTGATGATGATCAGAATAAGAATGCCGGTAATGTCATCAAGATTATGGAAAGCAAAGATATTCAGGCGCTGGATTCTGACGAGCCATATCCGTTGGAATATGACGGGAAGACGTATGAATTTTCACGACAGGAACTCCTGGAAATCCCCGAGTTTAACACGGGTGTGTTTGCCTTCAACGGAGTACCTTTAAACGAGAACATTGCCAACCTGGATGCGAACAACGTACAGGGAGAACTCTATATCACCGATCTGATCGGAATTTTTAATAGGAAAGGTCTCTCCGTAGGTGCCGTGACCGCCCTGGAGAACCGGGATGTTCTCGGATTCAATAACAAGGCGGTTCTGAAGGAGATGAATTCGCTTTATCAGCAGGACGTCTATAACCAGTTGAAAAACTTGGTGCGGTTCCGGGATCCGGACGACTTTTTCATCAATGACGAGACGGCAGAAAAGCTCATTCAGATGGACGTAAACGGGACGACTCTTGATCTTACAATCGGGAAGGGAGTCTACATCAATGGGAAATTTGAGTTCGGGGCCGGCGTGGAACTCAAAGACGGAGCGCATATCACCGGGAATGTTGAATTTGGCAATAATGTCACTATCCACAAAGGTGTGGAACTGAGTACATATCCGGATCAGACACTCACTATCGGCGACAATACCATCATTTTTCAGGATAACATAGTGAAAGGCAACACCTCCATCGGAAGCCAGTGCCGAATTGAGTCTGGTGTAAACGTCACCGGCAGCGACAGATATCCGACCCGCATCGGTAATCGGGTGATGATTAAGGGGACCTCTTACATTTTTGGTTCCATTATCGAGGAAAATGCCTGGATCGAGCACTGCATTCTGAAAGCGAAGCGTGTCCACTGCCATTACGATCGCAATGGGGACGTGGCGCCAGTTCGCTATGTAATCCCACAACCGGAAGGGCTGGACGACGTGGAATCCATTGGCGACGATCGGGAGGAGTATACATGGCCACCATCAAATTAAAGAAGATCGCCTTTGCACGGTCAGGGGACAAGGGTACCGGCAGCAATGTTGGTGTCGTGGCCCGAAGCGAAGCGGCGTATGCAATTATTAAGAAGTATCTGACCCCGCCGGTGGTGAAAGAGCATTTCCATAAAATTTGCAAAGGGCCGGTCGACAGGTATGATCTTCCGAATCTCCGTGCAGTCAACTTCATCCTACACGATTCTCTGGGTGGCGGCGGTTCCGAGAGCATGAAGACCGATGCCCAGGGAAAAGCGCACGGTCTGGCCATGCTGGAACTGACGCTGAAGATTACTAATGAAGAGTATGAACAATTAGGGTTAAAAAAATAGCCATTCCATATTTTAGGATCCAAAAGCCTTCATTTAATTGCCAAAACATGAGGTTTTACACTTGATTCATTAATAGAGCATATTGACTTGCCAGCCTTGACTTTTTCCCACTTTTGGGTCAAGCAAGAAGTGGAATAGTTAAGTAGACTAAAATAGAGTGAAACCTTGACCAATAAGCCAACTATTTTCACTAAGATATTGGAAAATAAATTTTTTTGACTTCTCTTTTGTTCGGAATTCCCTCTTGATTTTAAGAGCCATTCAACTAAAAAAGTGATTGTCAATTCAATACCGAATTACATGTATTCATAAGGAATAATCCATGAAACATCTCACCATATCAGAAGACGCCAAAATTTATACCGTCACCCTTGATCGCCCTCCGGTGAATGCAATAAATACCGGGCTGGTGAATGAACTCTACCAGGCTGCCAACAAAATTTCCAGTGACGAAAACGCACGTGTTGTTCTCTTGACAGGGAATGGTAAGCAATTCTGTGCCGGCGCCGATCTGAAAGAGCGAAAAACTATGAGTGAAGATGAGGTCCGGGAGTATATTAAGAAAATTCGCACCTGTTTCTATGAATGGTATTCCATTCCTATTCCGACGATCTGCGCTATGAACGGTGGAACATACGGCGGTGGACTCGAATTGGCGCTGATGTGCGACATTCGGTATATCGTTCACGAGGCAAAACTCGGGTTGCGTGAAACCCGGCTGGGTATCATTCCCGGTGCGGGCGGCACACAACGATTATCCAGAATAGCGGGGGAATCGGTTGCGTTAAAATGGGTAATGTCAGGTCAGGTTTTTACCGCACAGAACGCCCTGAACGATGGAGTAGTTGATAAGGTTCTACCCACTGCGGATCTAACTGACGAGGCTACAAACCTGGCCAGGGAATTCCTTCGAGCCGCACCGATTGCCGTCCGACAGGCAAAAAAAGCCATACGGGAGGGCTTGGAACTTCCGTTCAAAGAGGCACTGGAATTCGAGACCGGGTGCTACGAAAAAACAATCCCGACAGAGGATCGTCGCGAGGCACTCAGGGCATTTGCTGAAAAGCGAGATCCGAATTGGACAGGTAAATAGAAAGTATTTTAAGTGCTTTATATCAGCGGGTACTATTTATCACTTAATGTAAAAAATTATATCAAGTAAGAGGGATTTATGCGGCAAATTTGGATAACGAAGGCCGGGAGGCCGGAAGTCTTGCAACTCAAAGACGCGCCGGATCCGAGTCCGGGTGAAAATGAAGTAGTAATAGATGTCAAGTCGGCGGGAATCAATTTTGCCGATATTATGGCGAGGCTTGGCGTCTACCAGGATGCTCCGGATTTGCCATGTGTTGTGGGATATGAGGTTGCCGGCGTGGTGGAGTCTGTTGGATCCAAGGTCACGCGTTTGAAGATGGGCGATTCGGTCTGCGCACTCACCAGATTTGGCGGATATTCTACGAAGATCGTAGTTGCGGAAAGCCAGGCGTATCCGATACCATCCGGATGGAGTTTTGAAGAAGCGTCAGCTATGCCAGTCAATTATCTGACTGCTTATCAATTGTTGGTGGTTATGGGAAGTATTCGCAATGGATCCAGTGTATTGATTCACGGGGCCGGTGGCGGCGTCGGAACAGCGGCAACCCAGATCGCAAAGTTGTACGATGCCACCATCTATGGAACGTCTTCCAAAAAGAAACACGATTATATTCGGAGTAACGGTGTGCATCACGCCATCGACTATCGGAATGAGGATTTTGTTGAGCGCATCAACGAATTAACTGAGGACAGGGGTGTGGAAATTGTACTGGATGCCATAGGAGGAAAGCATTTTAGCCGGAGTTATGACGCATTACGCAGTACCGGCCGGCTGCTCATGTACGGGATGTCCTCCATGGCACAGTCAAAACGGAAATCGCTATGGAATGCGCTGAAGGCTGTTGTGAAATTACCACTGTTCAAGTTTTATCCGGTGCGATTGATTAATGAAAATAAGGGTGTCCTCGGCGTAAACATCGGCCATCTCTGGCATGAACGGGATTTGGTGACCGGTTGGATGCAAGAGCTCATTGTTTGGGCAGAGGAGGGAAAAATCAGGCCGGTGGTAGATACGACATTTTCGTTTGAGGAGGCACCAAAAGCGCATCATTACATTCAGGATCGAAAAAATCTCGGGAAAGTCTGCCTCGTACCGGAGTAATGATTCTCTTTTTTGCAATGAGTAATTGCCTTGCGGTCTTTCTGGTATTAAGTTTGAGACGATGACGCGTTTTTTAGAAAAATTTAAACGGGAGTAATGTTATGACCTATGTCATTGGAACGCCGTGTGTTAGTGTATGTGATACGGCATGCGTAGAAGTTTGTCCTGTTGATTGTATTTATGCTCCAATCCCACTGGATGAAATTCATGAAAAACGGGAAGCCTCGGGTGTGCCCGAAGGTGAACCCGCCGAAGAATTAAAGGGCCTGATGCTCTATATTCATCCTGATGAATGCATTGATTGCGCAGCATGCGAACCTGAATGTCCGCCGGATGCGATCCGAGCTGAGGACGATACCCATCCCGATTTTGATGTGGATGAGTATCTGGAGATCAATACGAAATTCTTTGAGGAAGGCAACGACGCCTATAACACGGCGGGTTTAGCCTAAGGCTCAAAACAGTTTGCATTGAAAAAGCCTGTCCGGAATTCCGGGCAGGCTTTTTTTATGCAGGATAGCTAAAAGAGTATTCAGGTTCTCAAGTATTCAAGTGTTCCGGTAAAAACGCCTGTCCTCCAAATCCCTGGCAGAGTAGAGTTTTATCGTTGATAGTCGCGGCATTCACCGCGCTTTTGTTCGTCGTTTTTCATTCTTCTTTCAAAACCAAACACCGCTGAACCAATCATGGGGCCGGTCGAATGAGCGGGACCCCCTACCAGTTTTCTCCTGTTTGATGGTGAATTTTGAAATTGGATATTGGACATTCAATCTTTCCTTTATCCTTTCTCCTTTCTCCCTTCTCCCTTCTCCCTTCTCCATTTTATCCACGTTTAAACCCGCTTTGCGGACTTTAAGCGTCAGCCTAAGCCCTCTTACTTATACCCTTATACCCATCTATCCCTTCCATCTTTCCCGTCAAATCTGTAGAATCTATTAGTTTTGAGGTCGTTGTGATATTGTAGTTCTGAGTTGAAACAAAGGTTTTACCATGGATTGGTATCGCCGTCGCCCGCTTCTTTGGTGGGGGATATTTATCATCGCTGGAATGCTCGGGGCATCTGTCTTACCGGAATGGATGTTTTTCATTCTGATAGTTTTCATAGTAATTCTATTTATTATTTACCGGGTAAGCGCCAGGGCTTCGGATACTTTAGTATTCCTCATTTTAATCCTGACCATGATATCATTAGGCGCTTTTCGACACTATGCGGATAATGTTGTTCCAAATCCAATCCTCAAAGACCTGGCGAGTTCCGATACTGATGTCCTGTTCACCGGCGTGGTGAAAAGCATTGATACCACTTCCATCAGTACATTGCACGGTACAATTGAACCGTTATCTGTTTATGATCATCAGATTACCGCTCAGCCGGTGCAGATTTGGTTGCCGGAGAATATTCCGTTGGTAACCGCTGGTGACACTATTACCGGTTTAGGGAATTTTTCCAGGTTTCCCCGTGCACGGAATCCCGGAGAGTTCGATTACCGCAAATATCAAGAGTTGCGGCATCAGTTTTATCAGGTGGAAGTAAAACATCCGTGGGAGGTAAAAATCCGTTCCGGAGAAGTCCCGGGGTATCAGCGATTAGTTCAAGCGACCCAGGATTATATCACAACAACCCTGAACAGGATGCTCTCATCATCTTCTGCCAATTTCGCCACGGCGCTTGTCCTTGGACAGCGGGATGCCATAGACGATAGGATCATCGAGACCTTCTCATCCCTGGGGGTTATTCACGTGATGGCCGTTAGTGGGCTCCATGTGGGATTCGTAACACTGGTTTTAATGGTTATCGGCCAGGTGTTTCGACTCCCGTTTCGATACCGGGTGGCGTTTGCGATTGTTGGGTTGGCGTATTACGCTGCTTTAGTGGAATTTCGTCCGTCGGTAGTTCGCGCCTCGATTATGGCCGGAGTGCTTCTCCTCGCCGAGGCATCGGAAAAACGTTATGATATTCTGAATCTCCTGGGATTGGCAGCGATTATAATACTTTTGGTTAATCCCGGCGAACTGTTTAGTCTGGGATTCCAACTCTCATTCCTTGCGGTATTGAGTATCGTCTTGCTGTATGATCGGATGCAAAATTATCTTGAGAATTTAGGCTTCTCTTTGTCCGAATCACCCTATCTGGTGCGCTACACAGGTGGGTTGATTTTAGTCTCCACCGCGGCCTTCATTGGTACTGCACCGCTGACTTCCTATCATTTCGGCATTCTACCGTTATGGGGAATCCTGATTAATCTGATAGTAATTCCACTGATTGGCCTGATTGTAATTACTGTTTTTGTCTCACTCATTGTGTCGTTTGTCTGGTTTGATATTGCAGCACTCTATGCTGAATTACCCGACCTGATAATAAGTGGTCTCCAAAGATTGCTCCCCATGATGAAACAACAGGGGTTCGGCGCAATACAGCTAGCCAACTTTCACTGGATGTGGGTAATTGTTTTCTATATTGGAGTTGCCATTATACTTTTCTGGCGATTTGAATTCACCAAAAAAATCTCTCTGTATGCAGCCCTCCTTGGTGTCAATGTTTGGCTGGTTTTCCTTCCGCAGAACGCGGATAAGGCTCGGGTAACCTTTCTGGATGTAGGGCAGGGTGACGCTGCCCTAGTGGAATTGCCGGGGGACAACAATATCCTTATTGACGCCGGTATCCGGACGACGCATGGCGATCGTGGAAGAGATGTCATTTTACCGTTTTTACAATACCGAGGTATCCGGGATATCGATATCGCTGTGCTTTCCCATCCGCATAACGACCATGTGGGCGGGTTTCCCGCAGTACTCCGAAAATATCCGTTAGGGGAGATCTGGGATACGCGACATTCCTATTCTACGCAGATTATGGATGAGATTGCCTTCCTGGCGGATTCACTGGGAATCCAGGTTCGCACAATCTCAGCCGGATTCGACACTATCATTGGCCAAGCCCGATTCGAAACGTTCTTCCCCGGGTCGGTACATCTGAACGAGAATATCAACGATCACTCAATCGTCCAGAGAATTACCATCAATAATACCTCTGTCCTTTTTACCGGTGATATTGAAGATGACGTAGATGAAATACTCGTTCAGTATGATACCCTGCTCCGGGCAGATCTGTTGAAAGTACCGCATCATGGCAGCAGAACATCGTCTACAGTTCAACTCCTCAACGTCGTACAGCCAGAATATGCAGTTGTGTCGGTCAGTGAAAATAATAAGTTTGACCATCCTTCACCGGAAGTAATTCAGCGCTACAGGGCTCTTGATATACGAACGGCACTCACAAAAGATGACGGTGCCGTTATCTTCGAATCCAACGGAAAAGAATGGCAACGAATTCACTGGAGGTGAACCTGGTGATAGCGGTCTTTTCACTTGAGTATATAGCATAGCATAGATACTTTTTCCCGTCATGACTTTTGAACCGTTTGAACATAAACTCCGGAAGCAGGGATATTCCCGGATCGCCGGTATTGATGAGGCCGGTCGCGGCCCTTTGGCCGGACCGGTAGTGGCATCGGCCGTGGTCCTGAACCGTGATATTCCGGATGGACTCACCGACAGCAAAAAGATATCTGCCAGGAAGCGGACCCAATTGTATGATGCGCTCCGGGAAAGTGACTGTGATTTTGGTATTGGCGTGGTCGAGCAGTCCAGGATCGACAAAATTAACATCCTGCAAGCGACCACACTGGCAATGAAAAAGGCCATCGGTGCGCTTAAGCGTCCGCCGGAGTATCTGCTGGTTGATGGAAGTTATCTCCCGAAATTTATTCACCCGGCGCAGAGTATAACCAAGGGAGATGGCCGGTGTCAGTCCATTGCGGCAGCATCGATCATAGCAAAGGTTACCCGGGATACGATGATGGAAAACCTGGATGCCTTCTTTCCGGGATACGGGTTCGCCAAGCATAAGGGGTACGGAACGACTGCGCATTTGGAGGCTATCGAAAAGTACGGACCAACGCCGATACACCGGCTGACATTCGGAGGTGTCCGGGAACATTTGCCCAAGATTCGCCGGGAGCAGAAAGCCCTCGGAAAATGGGGAGAGGATTACGCGTGTTTCCATCTCTGGAAAAAGGGGGCCCGGATTGTTGAGCGGAATTACCATGCCGGGAAAGATTCCGAGGTGGATATCGTAGCGGTGATGAACGGGACGCTGCGGTTTATCGAAGTAAAAACGGCAGGCACTTCTAATTATGGAAGTCCGGAAGAGTGGGTGGACGATAACAAACAGAACAAATTGTACGATGCGTCCGAGCATTTTTTGTATCACCGGGATGAATATGAGGGCATGCCGTGTCAGTTTGATGTGGCTGCGATTGAAGTGCGCAATTCGGCAACCAATGTACAGTATTTCGAGAATGCATTTGAACTGTAGAACTTTTTTCTTCCGGACACTCTTCTATTTTGCTCTACTGTCAGGGGGCTTTGCCTCGGTCACCGGGGCCATGCCGGATTCCGCCAGCCATGGAATGGTAACTTCCTCAAGTCAGTATGCCTCTGATATCGGTACGGAGGTGCTGAAGAGCGGGGGGAATGCCGTTGATGCAGCCGTGGCTGTTTCATATGTATTGGCGGTGACGCATCCCGCAGCGGGCAATATTGGTGGCGGCGGATTTATGGTAATACGTCTGGCAGACGGAACTGTGACCACTATCGATTACCGGGAGGAAGCACCGGGTTCGGCAACCAAAACGATGTACCAGGATGACAACGGGAACGTGATCACCCAGCTGAGCCGGGTAGGAGCAAAGGCCTCCGGCGTGCCTGGAACAGTCGCCGGAATGTCATATGTCCTGGAGAAATACGGAACTAAGTCCCTCAAGACGTTAATTGAGCCGGCTATATATCTTGCCAGAGAAGGATTTGCAGTGGACGAAGATCTGGCGAATACCCTGAATCGGCATCGCAGCTACCTGCAGCGTGATCCGGTGGCAGCCAGCCAATACACAAAAAGGGAGATATTCAGTGCAGGCGATACCCTGAAGTTGCCTCAACTCGCTACCACGCTGGAGCGGATTGCAGAGAAGGGAAAGCACGCGTTCTACCAGGGAGTGATTGCGGAGCAAATTGTCCGGACAATGCAAAATCTGGACGGGCTGATTACCAGAGAAGATCTCCGCAGTTTCAAAGTTAAGGAGCGGCAGCCAATTCACGGAACCTATCAGGGATACGAAATCTATTCCATGCCGCCGCCGAGTTCAGGTGGCATTGCCCTGGCCGGTATCCTCGGGATACTGGAGCCGTATCCACTTGACAAATGGGGACACAACTCCGCAAAGACGCTACATTTTAAGACCGAAGCAGAACGACACATCTATGCAGATCGGAACTATTTCCTCGGCGATCCGGAATTTGTGGATATGCCTATCCAAACATTGACTTCCGAACCGTATTACAGCTATTTGCGGCAGCTAATTTCGCATAAGGCCACGCCGAGTGAGCAGGTGTCGCACATCAGCTGGGACACCGCAGATTCTTTGGGATACGTTGCGGAACACCTGGAGACCACTCACTTTTCTGTTATCGATGCTGACGGAAATGCCGTTGCCAATACCACCACACTAAACGGTGCCTTCGGCGCTGGGTATGCCGTAGAAGGAGCCGGATTCATGATGAACAATGAGATGGACGACTTCAGCGCCAAGCCCGGCGTCCCGAATATGTACGGTTTGATTGGCGCGGAAGCCAATGCTATCGAACCTCGCAAGCGGATGCTGAGTTCTATGTCCCCAACAATTGTCACCCGTGATAGAAAACCGGTCATTATCACGGGAACACCTGGCGGGTCGACAATTATCACCACCACCGCGCAGATTATTATGAATGTGATTGATCATGGGATGTCTATTAGAGAGGCAGTAGATGCGAAGAGAGTTCACTCTCAGTGGCTCCCGGATTTTATCTACTACGAGGAAGGCGCATTGACCCAAATTGACAAGCTTTTATTGATGCAGGTCGGCCACACCCTGAAGCCCAGGCAGTCGATTGGAGAAGCAAACTCCGTCGGTATCGATCCGGCAACAGGGACCATATATTCCGGTGCGGATACG is a window from the Candidatus Neomarinimicrobiota bacterium genome containing:
- a CDS encoding medium chain dehydrogenase/reductase family protein; translated protein: MRQIWITKAGRPEVLQLKDAPDPSPGENEVVIDVKSAGINFADIMARLGVYQDAPDLPCVVGYEVAGVVESVGSKVTRLKMGDSVCALTRFGGYSTKIVVAESQAYPIPSGWSFEEASAMPVNYLTAYQLLVVMGSIRNGSSVLIHGAGGGVGTAATQIAKLYDATIYGTSSKKKHDYIRSNGVHHAIDYRNEDFVERINELTEDRGVEIVLDAIGGKHFSRSYDALRSTGRLLMYGMSSMAQSKRKSLWNALKAVVKLPLFKFYPVRLINENKGVLGVNIGHLWHERDLVTGWMQELIVWAEEGKIRPVVDTTFSFEEAPKAHHYIQDRKNLGKVCLVPE
- a CDS encoding ribonuclease HII, which encodes MTFEPFEHKLRKQGYSRIAGIDEAGRGPLAGPVVASAVVLNRDIPDGLTDSKKISARKRTQLYDALRESDCDFGIGVVEQSRIDKINILQATTLAMKKAIGALKRPPEYLLVDGSYLPKFIHPAQSITKGDGRCQSIAAASIIAKVTRDTMMENLDAFFPGYGFAKHKGYGTTAHLEAIEKYGPTPIHRLTFGGVREHLPKIRREQKALGKWGEDYACFHLWKKGARIVERNYHAGKDSEVDIVAVMNGTLRFIEVKTAGTSNYGSPEEWVDDNKQNKLYDASEHFLYHRDEYEGMPCQFDVAAIEVRNSATNVQYFENAFEL
- a CDS encoding ferredoxin family protein, whose amino-acid sequence is MTYVIGTPCVSVCDTACVEVCPVDCIYAPIPLDEIHEKREASGVPEGEPAEELKGLMLYIHPDECIDCAACEPECPPDAIRAEDDTHPDFDVDEYLEINTKFFEEGNDAYNTAGLA
- a CDS encoding DNA internalization-related competence protein ComEC/Rec2, producing the protein MDWYRRRPLLWWGIFIIAGMLGASVLPEWMFFILIVFIVILFIIYRVSARASDTLVFLILILTMISLGAFRHYADNVVPNPILKDLASSDTDVLFTGVVKSIDTTSISTLHGTIEPLSVYDHQITAQPVQIWLPENIPLVTAGDTITGLGNFSRFPRARNPGEFDYRKYQELRHQFYQVEVKHPWEVKIRSGEVPGYQRLVQATQDYITTTLNRMLSSSSANFATALVLGQRDAIDDRIIETFSSLGVIHVMAVSGLHVGFVTLVLMVIGQVFRLPFRYRVAFAIVGLAYYAALVEFRPSVVRASIMAGVLLLAEASEKRYDILNLLGLAAIIILLVNPGELFSLGFQLSFLAVLSIVLLYDRMQNYLENLGFSLSESPYLVRYTGGLILVSTAAFIGTAPLTSYHFGILPLWGILINLIVIPLIGLIVITVFVSLIVSFVWFDIAALYAELPDLIISGLQRLLPMMKQQGFGAIQLANFHWMWVIVFYIGVAIILFWRFEFTKKISLYAALLGVNVWLVFLPQNADKARVTFLDVGQGDAALVELPGDNNILIDAGIRTTHGDRGRDVILPFLQYRGIRDIDIAVLSHPHNDHVGGFPAVLRKYPLGEIWDTRHSYSTQIMDEIAFLADSLGIQVRTISAGFDTIIGQARFETFFPGSVHLNENINDHSIVQRITINNTSVLFTGDIEDDVDEILVQYDTLLRADLLKVPHHGSRTSSTVQLLNVVQPEYAVVSVSENNKFDHPSPEVIQRYRALDIRTALTKDDGAVIFESNGKEWQRIHWR
- a CDS encoding enoyl-CoA hydratase/isomerase family protein, coding for MKHLTISEDAKIYTVTLDRPPVNAINTGLVNELYQAANKISSDENARVVLLTGNGKQFCAGADLKERKTMSEDEVREYIKKIRTCFYEWYSIPIPTICAMNGGTYGGGLELALMCDIRYIVHEAKLGLRETRLGIIPGAGGTQRLSRIAGESVALKWVMSGQVFTAQNALNDGVVDKVLPTADLTDEATNLAREFLRAAPIAVRQAKKAIREGLELPFKEALEFETGCYEKTIPTEDRREALRAFAEKRDPNWTGK
- a CDS encoding NTP transferase domain-containing protein gives rise to the protein MPKQDVTEVIQQYNGELNPEAGATAIILAAGHGKRIKSQRSKMLHKIWGKATVERVSNAARKGLSGANVCIVVGIKAESVIKTVGKRDQQVFVYQEEQNGTGHAVQVALDAMPEFIQKQKIYVFPGDIGLLRDSTVKSFREDFRDSGKDMMVLTGRYEGDPAENYYGRIVRVPDDDQNKNAGNVIKIMESKDIQALDSDEPYPLEYDGKTYEFSRQELLEIPEFNTGVFAFNGVPLNENIANLDANNVQGELYITDLIGIFNRKGLSVGAVTALENRDVLGFNNKAVLKEMNSLYQQDVYNQLKNLVRFRDPDDFFINDETAEKLIQMDVNGTTLDLTIGKGVYINGKFEFGAGVELKDGAHITGNVEFGNNVTIHKGVELSTYPDQTLTIGDNTIIFQDNIVKGNTSIGSQCRIESGVNVTGSDRYPTRIGNRVMIKGTSYIFGSIIEENAWIEHCILKAKRVHCHYDRNGDVAPVRYVIPQPEGLDDVESIGDDREEYTWPPSN
- the ggt gene encoding gamma-glutamyltransferase; the encoded protein is MHLNCRTFFFRTLFYFALLSGGFASVTGAMPDSASHGMVTSSSQYASDIGTEVLKSGGNAVDAAVAVSYVLAVTHPAAGNIGGGGFMVIRLADGTVTTIDYREEAPGSATKTMYQDDNGNVITQLSRVGAKASGVPGTVAGMSYVLEKYGTKSLKTLIEPAIYLAREGFAVDEDLANTLNRHRSYLQRDPVAASQYTKREIFSAGDTLKLPQLATTLERIAEKGKHAFYQGVIAEQIVRTMQNLDGLITREDLRSFKVKERQPIHGTYQGYEIYSMPPPSSGGIALAGILGILEPYPLDKWGHNSAKTLHFKTEAERHIYADRNYFLGDPEFVDMPIQTLTSEPYYSYLRQLISHKATPSEQVSHISWDTADSLGYVAEHLETTHFSVIDADGNAVANTTTLNGAFGAGYAVEGAGFMMNNEMDDFSAKPGVPNMYGLIGAEANAIEPRKRMLSSMSPTIVTRDRKPVIITGTPGGSTIITTTAQIIMNVIDHGMSIREAVDAKRVHSQWLPDFIYYEEGALTQIDKLLLMQVGHTLKPRQSIGEANSVGIDPATGTIYSGADTSRGGTAAGY